A single genomic interval of Penicillium psychrofluorescens genome assembly, chromosome: 2 harbors:
- a CDS encoding uncharacterized protein (ID:PFLUO_002918-T1.cds;~source:funannotate) yields the protein MELSNTDLEQEERYWQNANLLPPLTDLRNQQANGGFRRMDNLECIDAYGVNLQSDYGTLLLVTDHVPPMYGEGYFHYFGQSYVDVVEESSWLWMLNFNQFLYSDDLDLLRAHSENLTIPYLDDSIDYVESKLEYCLAQKVPEKCQVKYSLPLLIVVIVFNIIKAGILWGITVAIDFVPLLTVGDAVAEFLKRPECFTLARDELRYDEKRKPWYTVVSKRRWTGCIVLFLGSLIVSVFLLFYGINSDGNHGFSSAWSLGIGAADTRYLIQGRHRPSTVAGNTMMANTPQVVYSFLYFVFNGALTAMAQAHEWSQYAVNRKGLRVSTPAKGKQRSTYFLSLPYRYSIPQLIFSMTLHWLISQSLFLVDVEAYSPTLARIEADGFITCGYSPLAIVCTLTVGSLMGLFLAGLACFRKFKSGMPIAERRDT from the exons ATGGAGCTCAGCAATACAGACttggaacaagaagagagataCTGGCAAAATGCGAATCTGCTTCCCCCTCTCACCGACCTGCGTAATCAACAGGCAAACGGCGGTTTCCGTCGGATGGACAACTTGGAATGCATCGATGCATACGGAGTCAATCTTCAGTCAGATTACGGGACCCTGTTGCTGGTTACTGACCATGTCCCGCCAATGTATGGCGAAGGCTATTTCCATTATTTCGGTCAAAGCTATGTCGATGTGGTTGAAGAATCATCCTGGCTGTGGATGTTGAACTTTAATCAATTCTTATACTCGGATGATTTAGATCTACTTCGCGCGCACTCCGAGAACTTGACCATACCCTATCTCGATGACTCTATAGATTATGTAGAGTCCAAACTCGAATACTGTCTTGCGCAAAAGGTCCCTGAAAAGTGCCAGGTGAAGTACAGTCTACCCTTGCTCATCGTGGTCATTGTCTTCAATATTATCAAGGCCGGCATCCTCTGGGGCATTACAGTGGCCATCGACTTTGTGCCTCTTTTGACCGTCGGGGACGCGGTGGCTGAGTTCTTAAAGAGGCCGGAATGCTTTACCCTTGCGCGGGATGAACTGCGCTACGACGAGAAGCGCAAGCCATGGTACACAGTGGTGTCGAAGAGGCGATGGACCGGCTGTATTGTTTT GTTTCTTGGAAGCCTTATTGTTAGTGTGTTTCTTCTGTTCTACGGCATAAACTCCGATGGAAACCACGGATTCTCATCTGCCTGGTCGCTTGGGATTGGCGCCGCCGACACTCGGTATCTGATCCAGGGACGGCATCGCCCGTCAACAGTCGCTGGCAACACCATGATGGCCAATACACCACAGGTCGTATATTCGTTTCTCTACTTCGTCTTCAATGGCGCCTTGACGGCAATGGCCCAAGCACACGAATGGAGCCAGTACGCCGTGAACCGGAAGGGCTTACGAGTTTCAACCCCTGCAAAGGGCAAGCAGAGGAGCACTTACTTCCTGTCGCTGCCTTACCGCTATTCCATCCCTCAGCTGATATTCTCCATGACATTGCATTGGCTCATCTCTCAGAGCCTGTTTCTCGTCGATGTAGAAGCATACTCTCCGACCCTGGCGCGCATCGAGGCCGACGGTTTTATAACATGCGGGTACTCGCCTCTCGCCATTGTTTGCACTCTGACAGTGGGGTCCCTAATGGGGCTCTTTTTGGCTGGCTTGGCGTGCTTTCGAAAGTTCAAGTCTGGCATGCCGATCGCCG AGCGCCGAGACACATAG
- a CDS encoding uncharacterized protein (ID:PFLUO_002919-T1.cds;~source:funannotate) has product MALSFFSGGGSASNAKYFDIRLNDDYIVFRGGEDEAASAHLKGTLVLCLSEPLTIKHLRLQLTGMSRVCWHLPSTSNAGGRKSWRERVFYEQTWRFRDPGKGKTEILAAGNYEYPFDIVLEGSMPESVEGLHETWVMYRFKAEIGRKYAKDIVVRKPLRIIRTLDPSALELSHAMSVDNIWPNKIEYSICTPTKAVIFGTSIRVDFKLIPLLKGLRIGQITSQLIESQDLTLNPEDPESIRNTYKITRTILTDEVELDENNIEIIDEAAEGHQLVRYLDMPHTLTRCLQDTDTKGIKIRHKLKFRIQLHNPDGHVSELRATLPVSIFISPHIAIDDQNNLVEVTPQATRRAVDEMAQHAPPLYGDHQFDQLYSELDPSGYRTPGPGSGPGTPFGPLSRNLSAENLASMNALTTTDISASALQSRLANLSTNPLGHPTHNEPHDSPPTEGDAAQRRAYANTDYFGAASGANTHNHDSPDLERRPSDEVDHDVISSGMATPFHPQYAEVETLSRVPSYSTAVRSTIRPCDAGLPDYNAVMASDVPTPPMIQSPQQAYLRSGRSTGASTPAEVPNRSQYLDAHGTAADDEERRLRLVQARAR; this is encoded by the exons ATGGCTCTCAGCTTTTTCAGTGGCGGCGGGAGCGCAAGCAATGCCAAGTACTTCGATATCCG GCTCAACGACGACTACATCGTGTTCCGAggtggtgaagatgaagccGCCAGCGCCCATCTCAAGGGCACGTTGGTGCTGTGCTTGTCGGAACCACTGACGATCAAGCACCTGCGCCTACAGTTAACAGGCATGTCGCGCGTGTG CTGGCATCTGCCCTCCACCTCGAATGCCGGTGGCCGCAAGTCGTGGCGCGAACGAGTCTTCTATGAGCAGACCTGGCGATTCCGGGACCCGGGCAAAGGCAAGACCGAGATCCTAGCGGCGGGCAACTACGAGTATCCCttcgacatcgtcctcgaGGGCTCAATGCCCGAAAGCGTGGAGGGGCTGCACGAGACATGGGTGATGTACCGGTTCAAGGCAGAGATCGGCAGGAAATACGCCAAGGACATCGTGGTCCGCAAGCCGCTGCGGATCATTCGGACCCTTGATCCCAGCGCTCTGGAGCTGTCGCATGCAATG TCTGTCGATAACATCTGGCCGAACAAGATCGAATACTCCATCTGCACACCGACCAAGGCGGTCATTTTCGGAACGTCGATCCGCGTGGATTTCAAATTGATTCCCCTGCTAAAGGGCCTGCGGATCGGGCAAATTACGTCGCAGCTGATCGAGAGCCAAGATCTGACGCTGAACCCGGAAGACCCCGAGTCGATTCGCAACACGTACAAAATTACCCGGACGATCCTGACCGATGAGGTGGAATTGGACGAAAATAACATCGAAATCATCGACGAGGCGGCCGAGGGACACCAACTCGTGCGATACCTGGATATGCCACATACCCTGACTCGGTGTCTGCAGGACACAGACACCAAGGGCATTAAAATTCGACACAAGCTCAAGTTCCGCATTCAATTACACAACCCGGACGGCCACGTCAGCGAG CTGCGCGCGACACTCCCAGTTTCCATTTTCATTTCGCCACATATCGCAATCGATGACCAGAACAACCTCGTGGAGGTAACCCCGCAGGCGACCCGGAGGGCCGTGGACGAAATGGCTCAGCATGCGCCTCCGCTGTACGGTGACCACCAGTTCGATCAACTGTACAGCGAACTCGATCCCAGCGGCTACCGAACCCCCGGTCCTGGTAGCGGTCCAGGCACGCCATTCGGCCCACTGAGCCGCAATCTCTCAGCAGAGAACCTCGCCTCCATGAATGCCTTGACAACGACAGACATCTCCGCCTCGGCTCTGCAGAGCCGTCTGGCCAATCTGAGCACCAATCCACTCGGACACCCCACGCACAATGAGCCGCACGACTCTCCTCCAACGGAGGGTGATGCCGCGCAGCGACGGGCCTATGCTAATACGGATTACTTTGGCGCCGCGTCTGGTGCCAACACGCACAACCACGACAGCCCTGATCTGGAGCGGAGACCATCCGACGAAGTCGACCACGACGTTATCTCCTCCGGCATGGCGACGCCCTTCCATCCCCAATACGCCGAGGTCGAAACCCTGAGCCGGGTGCCCAGTTACTCGACTGCCGTTCGCAGCACCATCCGACCGTGCGACGCGGGTCTGCCCGACTACAACGCCGTCATGGCGAGCGACGTTCCCACGCCGCCGATGATTCAGTCTCCACAGCAGGCTTATCTGCGCAGTGGCCGATCCACGGGCGCCTCGACCCCTGCAGAGGTGCCCAACCGCTCCCAATATCTCGACGCCCACGGCACCGCTGCTGACGATGAGGAACGCCGACTTCGCCTTGTGCAAGCACGAGCGAGGTAG